GGAACCGTCTCGCCCGCGAAGTCGTCCTGCAAGTTCCGCATAATCGCACGACCGATAGACCCCTCGCTCTCGGTCGCGCCGATTACGGCGACTCGCTCGGGCGCGAACAGCCCCGACAACCCTCCAGTGTTCTCGTCCACGCACGGACGTTCGCCCGAGTCGCGCTTAAAAGTAGTGTCCTGTTTCAGCGGGGTGGGAATCGAACCCGACAACCCGTTCCTACGCCGACACAACTAGACCCATCCGTCGCAAAATCCGGATTATTTACTCGAAACCGAAATTAAAAATCCGGGGTAGAAACCCCGAGGCCCGCGTAAATGGTGCATAATTATACGGCGGGGTACTCTGTCTTCACTCGATGTCAGAATTCGGGAAGACAGTTCGGTCACTGGAGACAGCACTCCCCGACCCCGTCGAAGCTGGCAACGTCCGCTACCAGCCCTCGATGGACCGACTCCGAGAGTTCTCGGCCCACCTCGAAACGACCACGGAGTTCGGGTCGCCGTCGTACGTCAGCGACGAGCGCTCGCGGAACGCCGACCGGACCGAAAACGCGATAGACGACGACTTCGGTGCGGACGACTACGCACACGTCGAGCGGGCCGTCGAGGCGGCCGCCGAGCGCGAGATGGTCTGTGTGGACCGCCGGATGGGTCGCCACCCCGACCACTCGTACGTCTGTCGGCTCTTCGTCTCGAAGGAGTACGCCCGCATCGCGCTGGCGTGGTCGAAGCTCTTCGAACCGGTCGAAGCTGACGGAGCGGGCGGCGCGGACGCCGCTCCGGACCCGGACTTCGTGACCGTGCAGGTGCCCGAGTTCGAGGAGACTGCGATTCGCATTCTCCCCGAAAAGGGCGTCACCGCCGTCCTCGGGAGTGACTACACCGGCGAGGCGAAGAAGTCGTTCCTGCGCCTGTTCATGTACTACGCGAAGCAACAGGGCGGTCTCGGACTCCACGCCGGAAGCAAGCGGGTCCGCTTGAAAGCCGACCCCGACGCCGAAGACGGCGACCGCCGGACCGTCGGACAGGCGTTCCTCGGCCTGTCGGCGACCGGCAAGTCCACGTTGACGGCTCACGGGCTTTGGCTCGACGAAGAATCGGGCGAGGACGCGACGATGCTACAAGACGACGTGTGCGCGCTCCGCCCGGACGGAGCCATCGCCGGGAGCGAGGGCAACGGTCTCTACGTCAAGACAATCGGTCTCGACGCCGACGAACAGCCCGCGATGCACGACGCCGTGACCGACGAGTCGGCGGTCCTAGAGAACGTGGACGTGGCTGACGACGGGACCGTCGATTTCGACAGCGACCGCCACACCTCGAACGGTCGCGCCGTCATCGAGCGCGAGCAACTCTCGTCGGCGGGCGAGGACATCGACTTGGAGAGCGTCGATCAGATTTTCTTCATCACGCGAAACCCCGTCATGCCGCCGGTCGCCAAACTCACTCCCGAGGAGGCCGCCGTGGCGTTCATGCTCGGCGAGTCGGTCCAGACCAGCGCGGGCGACCCCTCGAAGGCCGGGGAGTCCATCCGCGTGGTCGGCACGAATCCCTTCATCGTCGGGTCGAAAGGCGAGGAAGGCAATCGCTTCCGAGACCTCGTGGCCGACCTCGACGTGGACTGCTTCGTTCTCAATACCGGGAGCCTCGGCGGCCGAGATATCGGCGTCGAGGACTCGGTGACGCTCCTGCGGGAAATCGCCCGCGGCACCGTCAAGTGGACCGACGACGACGCGACGGAGATGACGGTCCCGAGCGAGGTGCCGGGCATGGACATCCGAGAGTTCGACGCGGCCGAGAACGTGGCGAATCTGGACGAGAAACTGGCGACGCTCCGGACCGAGCGCCGGACGCACCTCGACACGTTCAAGGAGTTGGACGACGAGATAGCCGACGCGGTGTACTGACGGACTCGCGCGCTATCTCCGCGAACAGGTGTCGATTCCCAACAGGGCGTTGATGCCACAGAACTGCGTGGCGGCGTTGAACAGGAGCGCCGCGCCCGCAATCCCCGCCACAACGCCGATGTTGCCGCCGCGGCCGAGGACGAACGCGCCGACCGCAACTGCGACCAGCGCGACCCCGAGGACCGCGCGAGCGATTCTGTCGAGTCCGCCGACGTTCCGTTTGAAAGCCATGTGTGTGACTGAGGGCCGGAGATAGTTAGGTCTACGGCGACGTCCGCCGGGCGAATGCGTCCCACTGCAACTGCCGAGCGAATCGACCGCGGTGAGAAGATATTTGTACAGCTTCTACCAACTATTAGTCATGTCTGACCAGAGCGATACGTGGGTCGTGCTCCTGACTGCCGGAATGAGTCTTCTCGTCGGTGCGGTCCTGTTCCTCGACGCGGCCCCGTGGTACGTCCGGTACGGCACCTACGCGGTCGCGCTCGGTCTCTCGCTGCTGGCGGTCCGTCGGGGCGACCGGGAGTCGGCGTCGGCGTGACTCGCACGGCGAGTCCCCGCCGCTCGACCGCAATCACTCGCTCGCCGACTCGTGGGCGCTCCTCACCGCACGCTCCAACGTCTCGCGCGCCGGAGCGAACGTCAAGTGCGATTCGCACTCGCAGTCCGACGCGCCGAGACCCGCGACCGATTCGGCTGCGGCGTCGTCGGTCTCGATTTTCCGACTGATTGCACACTCGGCGTCCGCGCCCGCAGTTTTCACCACTTCCGCGATGCGACTCTCGGGGTGGCCGAGCAGGTAATCGACGTGCCAGTGGCGGGCGTCGCGTTCCCCGCGGGCGAGTTCGCGGTGGCGCTCGACGCGCGCGAATCCGCCGGTTCCGAACGCGCTCCCGGTGTAGGCGTACCATCCGGCCGAAAGGTCGCGTTCGCCCGCCGCGCCGAACTCGACGGTCGCGGAGGTTTCGAGCGCTACGAGCAACGTATAGGTACCTTTCAACATTGTATTTCGTTTCCTTAGCAATCTGTGTATTGTTCAAAGATGCGAGACGACCAGCGCGACGGCGACCACCAGCATCGTGACGCCGTTCAGCGCGACCGACTGCCCGTGGTACTGCGCGAAGGCGTCGTTGCCCGCGCGCTCCATCTTCGGAATGAGGACCTGCCGGGCGTAGAGGTTAAGCGCGACGCCCGCCAGCGGCAGGACCGCGAGGAGGATGCCGTCGTAGGGACCGATGCGCACCGCGAGCGCGGCCGCGGACGCGACGAATCCCAACCCCGTGCCGAACGAGTAATACTTCGGGAAGATGGCGTTGACGACCTGTCCGGCGTCGTCGCCCAACACGTCGAAGGTCGTCGGCGCGCCGACGAACGAGAAGAAAACGATGCTCCCGAGCCAGACGCCGAGGCTGGCGTCGAGGACGGTCGTGAGCGCGGTTTCGAGGAGGCTCATGGTCGGCGATTCGGACGCCCGGAAAATCAAGGGTTCGGCTTCGGAGGCGAATTCCCTGCGAGCGCGGCGGCCGATGCGTAGCGCTCAAGACGCTCGCAGGCGAGACCGAACGTAGTGGTTCAGAACCTCGCCGAAGCGTTGCTAGTGGACCCGTTCACCGCGATGAACACGGTCGGACTGGTCGCGTTCGCGCTCGTCGGCGCGACAAAGGCGATACGCGAGGAGTTCGACGTGTTCGGCGTCGCGGTCGTCGGACTGGTCACGGCGTTCGCTGGCGGGGCGACGCGCGACCTGCTCGTGAATCGCGTCCCGCTTGCGCTCAGGTCGCTCGGCGAGATAAGTCTCGGAATGGTCGGCGTGGCGCTGGCGGTCGGTCTGAGCGTCGTCCTCGACTCGCCGGACGACCACCCGATAACGCTGTTCTCCGACGCGGTCGGACTCGCGGCGTTCACCACCGCGGGGGCCATCGTGGCGAGCGACGCGGGCGTCTCGGCGTTCGGCGTCGTCGCCGTCGGAACCATCAACGCGGTGGGCGGCGGCGCGTTCGCGGACATCCTCCTCGACAGGTCGCCGTTCATCCTCTTCGACGATTTCTACGCGAGTTGCGCGGTGCTGGGCGGGAGTACGTACTGGGTGGTGACGGCCCTCAGTGGGAGTGGGAGTGGAAGTAGCGCCGCGGCGGTCTGTGCGGCGGTGACGGTCGGAACCCGGATGGCGGCGGTCAGCTACGGATGGGAACTCCCCACGGCGCAGGCGCTCGGGTTGGCCCGCGACGGAACCAAAAAGTAGTAGCAGGGTCTCGAAAATCTGGAAATCGCGGTCGGGGCGCTCACTCGGCCACGTCGGCGACCTCCGCGCCGGACAGCTCTCGGAGTTCGTCGGGCGCGATGGGGAACACCGCTTCCGGGGTCCCCGCGGCGGCCCACACCGTCTCGAACTCGGTGAGGGTCCGGTCGAGGAACACCGGCACGTCGGCGTCGTGGCAGAACGGCGGGACGCCGCCGATGGACCAGCCGAGCGCGGCCTTGATTTCTCCGGCGTCGGCTATCGCCACGTCGTCCTCGGCGAGTCCGAGACGGTCGGCGAGTTTCGTCTCGCTGACCCGGTTCGCACCGCTGGTCACGACCACGACGAGGCAGTCGTCGGCGCGCATGGCGATGCTACTGGCGATTTGGGCCACGTCACAGCCGATGGCGTCGGCGGCGTCCGCGGCGGTCTTTGTCCCCTCGGGGAACTCCTCGACATCTACCTCGAAGTCGTGGCGGCGGCGCGCCCGGTCGGCGAACTCTGCTGCTCGCTCGTGCATGTCCGTGGGTTGTGAGGGCGTGGGTCAAATAGTTCGGGGCCGAGGCAGAAGCGGATTCCCAGCGCGTCCGGTTCAATCTCGCTGGCTCCGGAACTCTCGGACCGCCTCGCGGGTCGGGAGCGCGGTCATCGCGCCGGGCGCGGTGGTCGTGACCGCCGCCACTGCGTTGGCGAACCGGAGGACCGCCGCGAGCGAGCGGTCGCTCGGGTCGCTGGTCGAGCCGTCGGCCGAATCGTCGGTCTCGTCGCCCGCTCCGGCCGCGAGCGCGGCCAGCGCCCCCGCGGTGAAGGCGTCGCCCGCGCCCGTCGTGTCCGCGACCGATTCGACCTCGTAGCCGCCGTGAGCGGCCTCGTCCGCGCCCCACGGCGCGGCGTCGGTCGAGCGAGCGAATGCCCCCGAACCGCCGAGCGTGAGCAGGGCGGTGTGGGGTCCCGCGTCGGTGACGCCCGCGGCGAGGGCGTCGGGCGAGTCTCCGTCGAATCCGGCCGCGCGGAGGTCCTCCGGGGTGGCCTTCACCACGTCGGCGAACGCGAGCATCTCGCGGACGCGCTCGCCGAACGCCGCCTCGGAGTCCCAGAGTTCCGGGCGGGCGTTGGGGTCGAAGACCACGGTACAGTCGCGCTCGGCGGCGCGTTCGGCGAGGTCCAGCGTGGCCGACCGGCCGGGATCGGCCGCGAGCATCACCCCGCCCACGTAGACCCACGACACCGAGTCGAGGGTTCGGTCGGGGACGCCACCGGGTTCGACGCGCGTGTCGGCGGTCCCGTCGCGGTAGAAGGTGAACGCGCGGTCGGCGTCCGCGTCGTGGCTGACGAACGCCAGCGCGGTCTTGGCGTCCGGGTCGCGCTCGACGAAGCGGTCGGGGAGACCGAACGACGAGAGAGTCGCCGCAAGGTGGTCGCCGAAGGGGTCCTCGCCCACGCGGGTCCAGAACCACGGGACTGCGTCGAGTTGCGCCAGCGCGACCGCGACGTTCGCGGGCGCGCCGCCCGCGCGCCGCGAGAAGTTTTCGACGCCCGCGAGCGGGCCGGGACTGTCCGGCAGGAAGTCTATCAGGGCTTCGCCTGCGACGAGAACGTCGGAGTCCGAATTGGTCACGTTTCGACACTATCGGCGGCGCGCCGAAAAGAGTTGGTCGGTGGCGAGCGTCGCACCGCTTCGGGTCGCGGAGTCGGGCAACGGCGGGAACGCGAATCGTCGCGGACAACCGAGAGCGCGCATTTCCACTGCCCACCGGAAACGCGAATTTTCACCACCGACAGGACGCGCCGCGCCCTCGGCCGCACTCGCGGCTCCGCGCGGCCGAGGGCGCACACCCGAAGACACCCCGCGTCTTCCGAGTGCGCGCGTCCCGGAATTGCTACTCTCTATCTCCGAAAACCGACGACCGTTTTCGTCCTCACGACTCCACGCTGGCGAGTACGTCGTCAAGATACTCCTTGCTCACGCCGATGTAGCCGTAGTCGAGCGTGAACACCTCCAGCGAGAGCGTCCCCGACCAGTCCGCTGGGAGCGCGCCGAGTATCCGCTCGAAGTCGATGGTGCCCGCGCCGAACGGCAGGTGTTCGTCCTGCGCTTTCCGGGTGTCGTTGAGGTGGAAATGCGAGATTCGGTCGGCGTGGCGCGCGACGAACGTCGCCATCCCCGCCGAGTCGAACCCGTCCACGCGGGCGTGGCCGGTGTCGAGAGTCATCGCGGCGTCGGTGTCGGCGAAGAGGTCCGGGAAGTTCCCCGTCGAAAAGGCCCCGCGCGGAATGTTCTCGAAGCAGATCTCGAAGTCGTCGGGCGTCTCGGCGTCCACCTCGCGGACCGAATCGAGGACGAGGTCGCGCAGGTCGGCGTCGTCCCACGCGGGACCCCACGCTTTCGAGTTGGCGTGTGCGACGCCCTTCTGGGCGCCCATCTCCGCGGCGGTCTCGGCGGCCGCGACGAGTTCCCGAATCGCGCCCTCGCGGACGTGTTCGTAGGCCGACCCCACGTCGAGCGCAAAGGGCAGGTGGACCAGCAGGTCGAGGTCCCGGTCGGCGGCGGCCTCGCGCACGGCCGCGGGGTCGAGGCTCCGGCGCTCGTGGTCGCCGTCCATCAGCAGTTCCACGTAGTCGAAGTCTAACTCCGCGGCCACGT
This genomic stretch from Halorussus pelagicus harbors:
- a CDS encoding phosphoenolpyruvate carboxykinase (ATP) — protein: MSEFGKTVRSLETALPDPVEAGNVRYQPSMDRLREFSAHLETTTEFGSPSYVSDERSRNADRTENAIDDDFGADDYAHVERAVEAAAEREMVCVDRRMGRHPDHSYVCRLFVSKEYARIALAWSKLFEPVEADGAGGADAAPDPDFVTVQVPEFEETAIRILPEKGVTAVLGSDYTGEAKKSFLRLFMYYAKQQGGLGLHAGSKRVRLKADPDAEDGDRRTVGQAFLGLSATGKSTLTAHGLWLDEESGEDATMLQDDVCALRPDGAIAGSEGNGLYVKTIGLDADEQPAMHDAVTDESAVLENVDVADDGTVDFDSDRHTSNGRAVIEREQLSSAGEDIDLESVDQIFFITRNPVMPPVAKLTPEEAAVAFMLGESVQTSAGDPSKAGESIRVVGTNPFIVGSKGEEGNRFRDLVADLDVDCFVLNTGSLGGRDIGVEDSVTLLREIARGTVKWTDDDATEMTVPSEVPGMDIREFDAAENVANLDEKLATLRTERRTHLDTFKELDDEIADAVY
- a CDS encoding YgaP family membrane protein, with amino-acid sequence MAFKRNVGGLDRIARAVLGVALVAVAVGAFVLGRGGNIGVVAGIAGAALLFNAATQFCGINALLGIDTCSRR
- a CDS encoding GIY-YIG nuclease family protein translates to MLKGTYTLLVALETSATVEFGAAGERDLSAGWYAYTGSAFGTGGFARVERHRELARGERDARHWHVDYLLGHPESRIAEVVKTAGADAECAISRKIETDDAAAESVAGLGASDCECESHLTFAPARETLERAVRSAHESASE
- a CDS encoding DUF4149 domain-containing protein; protein product: MSLLETALTTVLDASLGVWLGSIVFFSFVGAPTTFDVLGDDAGQVVNAIFPKYYSFGTGLGFVASAAALAVRIGPYDGILLAVLPLAGVALNLYARQVLIPKMERAGNDAFAQYHGQSVALNGVTMLVVAVALVVSHL
- a CDS encoding trimeric intracellular cation channel family protein, translated to MNTVGLVAFALVGATKAIREEFDVFGVAVVGLVTAFAGGATRDLLVNRVPLALRSLGEISLGMVGVALAVGLSVVLDSPDDHPITLFSDAVGLAAFTTAGAIVASDAGVSAFGVVAVGTINAVGGGAFADILLDRSPFILFDDFYASCAVLGGSTYWVVTALSGSGSGSSAAAVCAAVTVGTRMAAVSYGWELPTAQALGLARDGTKK
- a CDS encoding YbaK/EbsC family protein; translation: MHERAAEFADRARRRHDFEVDVEEFPEGTKTAADAADAIGCDVAQIASSIAMRADDCLVVVVTSGANRVSETKLADRLGLAEDDVAIADAGEIKAALGWSIGGVPPFCHDADVPVFLDRTLTEFETVWAAAGTPEAVFPIAPDELRELSGAEVADVAE
- a CDS encoding carbohydrate kinase family protein translates to MTNSDSDVLVAGEALIDFLPDSPGPLAGVENFSRRAGGAPANVAVALAQLDAVPWFWTRVGEDPFGDHLAATLSSFGLPDRFVERDPDAKTALAFVSHDADADRAFTFYRDGTADTRVEPGGVPDRTLDSVSWVYVGGVMLAADPGRSATLDLAERAAERDCTVVFDPNARPELWDSEAAFGERVREMLAFADVVKATPEDLRAAGFDGDSPDALAAGVTDAGPHTALLTLGGSGAFARSTDAAPWGADEAAHGGYEVESVADTTGAGDAFTAGALAALAAGAGDETDDSADGSTSDPSDRSLAAVLRFANAVAAVTTTAPGAMTALPTREAVREFRSQRD
- a CDS encoding sugar phosphate isomerase/epimerase family protein; amino-acid sequence: MDATTGFVTQLGMNYETAFDVAAELDFDYVELLMDGDHERRSLDPAAVREAAADRDLDLLVHLPFALDVGSAYEHVREGAIRELVAAAETAAEMGAQKGVAHANSKAWGPAWDDADLRDLVLDSVREVDAETPDDFEICFENIPRGAFSTGNFPDLFADTDAAMTLDTGHARVDGFDSAGMATFVARHADRISHFHLNDTRKAQDEHLPFGAGTIDFERILGALPADWSGTLSLEVFTLDYGYIGVSKEYLDDVLASVES